A single region of the Triticum dicoccoides isolate Atlit2015 ecotype Zavitan chromosome 2B, WEW_v2.0, whole genome shotgun sequence genome encodes:
- the LOC119364137 gene encoding trihelix transcription factor ASR3-like isoform X1 has protein sequence MSSAGDPGGGIAGPGRAARLPRWTRQEILVLIEGKRVVEVRGRGRGRGAAGGAAAEPTKWAAVAEYCRRHGVERGPVQCRKRWSNLAGDYKKIREWERSLPSLAGKEVSFWAMRNDARRERRLPGFFDREVYDIIEGRGSGGGGIRDSGSNAAVALAETGEEEGKEKLVFDSGRASAAGDDGLFSSSSSSEEEDEETSTPAPAPAPAPVPVLPAAPYPPPSQVPTVVAVAVPVPVPEKKTEAPTQGSSEQAGTSKGKQQEEIRITDEPPLPQGGQKRQRSDDAPGETADLQGKLVEILDRSSRMVAAQLEAQNINCQLDREQRKDQVSSLLGVLGKVADALYRIADKL, from the exons ATGTCTAGCGCCGGTGATCCCGGCGGCGGGATCGCAGGGCCTGGGCGCGCGGCGCGGCTGCCGCGGTGGACGCGGCAGGAGATACTGGTCCTCATCGAGGGGAAGCGGGTGGTGGAGGTACGCGGGCGCGGCAGGGGCAGGGGAGCAGCGGGCGGAGCGGCCGCGGAGCCGACCAAGTGGGCGGCTGTGGCGGAGTACTGCCGGCGGCACGGCGTGGAGCGGGGCCCCGTGCAGTGCCGGAAGCGGTGGAGCAACCTCGCCGGCGACTACAAGAAGATCAGGGAGTGGGAGCGCTCGCTGCCGTCCTTGGCGGGGAAGGAGGTATCCTTCTGGGCCATGCGGAACGACGCGCGGCGGGAGAGGAGGCTCCCGGGCTTCTTCGACCGCGAGGTGTACGACATAATCGAGGgccgtggcagcggcggcggcggcatccgcgACAGTGGCAGTAATGCGGCCGTGGCGCTCGCGGAGACTGGGGAGGAGGAGGGCAAGGAGAAGCTGGTGTTCGACAGTGGCCGCGCGTCCGCGGCCGGGGACGACGGGCTGTTTTCGTCCTCATCGTCGtccgaggaagaggacgaggaaaCGTCCACGCCAGCGCCTGCGCCTGCGCCTGCGCCGGTGCCGGTTCTGCCGGCGGCTCCATATCCGCCTCCATCTCAGGTGCCCACGGTGGTGGCCGTCGCCGTGCCCGTGCCTGTACCCG AGAAGAAGACCGAGGCACCTACGCAAGGGAGCTCAGAGCAAG CAGGGACATCCAAAGGCAAGCAACAAGAAGAAATTAGAATTACCGATGAGCCGCCACTACCGCAGGGTGGGCAGAAGAGGCAGCGCAGCGATGATGCCCCAGGAGAAACCGCTGACCTGCAGGGCAAGCTTGTTGAGATTCTAGACCGGAGCAGCCGGATGGTGGCGGCGCAGCTGGAGGCGCAGAACATCAACTGCCAACTGGATAGGGAGCAGAGGAAGGACCAAGTGAGCAGCTTGCTAGGTGTGCTTGGCAAGGTGGCTGATGCCCTCTACAGAATTGCTGACAAGCTGTAG
- the LOC119364137 gene encoding trihelix transcription factor ASR3-like isoform X2, producing the protein MSSAGDPGGGIAGPGRAARLPRWTRQEILVLIEGKRVVEVRGRGRGRGAAGGAAAEPTKWAAVAEYCRRHGVERGPVQCRKRWSNLAGDYKKIREWERSLPSLAGKEVSFWAMRNDARRERRLPGFFDREVYDIIEGRGSGGGGIRDSGSNAAVALAETGEEEGKEKLVFDSGRASAAGDDGLFSSSSSSEEEDEETSTPAPAPAPAPVPVLPAAPYPPPSQVPTVVAVAVPVPVPEKKTEAPTQGSSEQGTSKGKQQEEIRITDEPPLPQGGQKRQRSDDAPGETADLQGKLVEILDRSSRMVAAQLEAQNINCQLDREQRKDQVSSLLGVLGKVADALYRIADKL; encoded by the exons ATGTCTAGCGCCGGTGATCCCGGCGGCGGGATCGCAGGGCCTGGGCGCGCGGCGCGGCTGCCGCGGTGGACGCGGCAGGAGATACTGGTCCTCATCGAGGGGAAGCGGGTGGTGGAGGTACGCGGGCGCGGCAGGGGCAGGGGAGCAGCGGGCGGAGCGGCCGCGGAGCCGACCAAGTGGGCGGCTGTGGCGGAGTACTGCCGGCGGCACGGCGTGGAGCGGGGCCCCGTGCAGTGCCGGAAGCGGTGGAGCAACCTCGCCGGCGACTACAAGAAGATCAGGGAGTGGGAGCGCTCGCTGCCGTCCTTGGCGGGGAAGGAGGTATCCTTCTGGGCCATGCGGAACGACGCGCGGCGGGAGAGGAGGCTCCCGGGCTTCTTCGACCGCGAGGTGTACGACATAATCGAGGgccgtggcagcggcggcggcggcatccgcgACAGTGGCAGTAATGCGGCCGTGGCGCTCGCGGAGACTGGGGAGGAGGAGGGCAAGGAGAAGCTGGTGTTCGACAGTGGCCGCGCGTCCGCGGCCGGGGACGACGGGCTGTTTTCGTCCTCATCGTCGtccgaggaagaggacgaggaaaCGTCCACGCCAGCGCCTGCGCCTGCGCCTGCGCCGGTGCCGGTTCTGCCGGCGGCTCCATATCCGCCTCCATCTCAGGTGCCCACGGTGGTGGCCGTCGCCGTGCCCGTGCCTGTACCCG AGAAGAAGACCGAGGCACCTACGCAAGGGAGCTCAGAGCAAG GGACATCCAAAGGCAAGCAACAAGAAGAAATTAGAATTACCGATGAGCCGCCACTACCGCAGGGTGGGCAGAAGAGGCAGCGCAGCGATGATGCCCCAGGAGAAACCGCTGACCTGCAGGGCAAGCTTGTTGAGATTCTAGACCGGAGCAGCCGGATGGTGGCGGCGCAGCTGGAGGCGCAGAACATCAACTGCCAACTGGATAGGGAGCAGAGGAAGGACCAAGTGAGCAGCTTGCTAGGTGTGCTTGGCAAGGTGGCTGATGCCCTCTACAGAATTGCTGACAAGCTGTAG
- the LOC119364135 gene encoding histone-lysine N-methyltransferase SETD1B-like, with amino-acid sequence MAAEGGGGGGGGGAGEGFEERVKRLFGSRLFGDVPSSSFPAASWSVAAGDVERQRWARPSEARDEEEERAAAERADTPCSSAFYDANGCLRGRRRRSKQDFEDDPEDDDEDEEDVRGEDHRKEEQDEEEEVRVSIGLDPTLDREEEEDKYDRAAFGKEDAAERVYMSEIMDEGINMSINTVVPDLLDDTIDEICGLSKDPRADLDAASARLREDNGSVKIGLHSPTQTKECPTAGMQAMRAQDISVKPILKRKEEQADSKPRKRVRFNADVKEQPVELLEHDEDSPMVPQSMDVVTTKGNSSTPSGVPDYVRNPSKYTCYTLETPESTDESNGRALADLHNLLGRSDPNKMQPETPAEIPSSVTFIPRKKSVDAMVVDEGPRFSGANPSLISAAAAVASDGTDQCEMDEDDPKASPPPPALMQTNSKMNSRRYRSSRADDE; translated from the exons ATGGCGGCCGAggggggcggaggaggaggcggcggcggagccggGGAGGGGTTCGAGGAGCGGGTGAAGCGCCTCTTCGGGTCGCGTCTCTTCGGCGACGTCCCGAGCTCCTCCTTCCCGGCAGCTTCCTGGTCCGTCGCCGCCGGAGATGTTGAGCGCCAGCGCTGGGCGCGCCCGTCGGAggcgcgcgacgaggaggaggagcgcgccgcGGCCGAGCGCGCCGACACGCCGTGCTCGTCCGCGTTCTACGATGCCAACGGGTGCCtccgcggccggaggcggcggtccAAGCAGGACTTTGAGGACGACCCCGAAGATGATGACGAGGATGAGGAGGATGTGAGGGGCGAGGACCATAGGAAGGAGGagcaggacgaggaagaggaggttaGGGTTTCGATCGGCCTTGACCCGACTCTGGATCGGGAG GAAGAGGAGGACAAATATGATAGAGCAGCATTTGGTAAAGAAGATGCTGCAGAACGTGTGTACATGAGTGAAATCATGGATGAGGGCATTAATATGAGCATCAATACTGTAGTGCCTGACCTCCTTGATGATACCATTGATGAGATCTGCGGTTTATCTAAGGATCCTCGGGCAGATCTTGATGCAGCATCTGCAAGGCTCAGAGAAGACAATGGTTCGGTTAAAATTGGCCTTCATTCTCCAACTCAAACCAAGGAGTGTCCAACTGCTGGAATGCAAGCAATGAGAGCTCAGGATATCAGCGTGAAACCTATACTGAAGAGGAAGGAGGAGCAAGCCGATTCAAAACCAAGGAAACGTGTGAGGTTTAATGCCGATGTTAAAGAACAACCAGTGGAGCTTCTTGaacatgatgaagattctcccatgGTTCCTCAGTCCATGGATGTGGTCACAACAAAGGGCAACTCCTCCACGCCATCTGGGGTTCCTGACTATGTTAGGAACCCTTCAAAGTACACATGTTACACTCTGGAGACACCAGAGAGTACTGACGAATCTAACGGGAGAGCTCTTGCAGACTTGCACAATCTGTTAGGCAGATCAGATCCCAACAAGATGCAGCCTGAGACACCTGCTGAGATTCCTAGTTCAGTCACATTCATCCCTAGGAAGAAGTCAGTTGATGCCATGGTGGTGGATGAGGGCCCCAGATTTAGTGGTGCAAACCCATCTCTCATtagtgcagcagcagcagtagcctcTGACGGAACTGACCAATGTGAGATGGATGAAGATGACCCTAaagcatcaccaccaccaccagcactgATGCAGACCAACTCTAAGATGAACTCCCGGCGTTACAGGTCAAGTAGAGCAGATGATGAGTAA